CACGAACACATAAGGCAAACGTTTTGCCAACTTGTGGGAGTTGACCTGAATACCGAGGGATGTTGAATGATAACGACTTAGCTCATGGAAAGAGAAACGGCAAGGGGGTGGCTACGTCATAAATCCGACCGTCTGGCGGGCTATCCCGTAACATGCTGTGCGGCAACGTAGATCAGACCGCCACCAAACGGTCGAAAAGTAGCGGACTGGCGAATCAGGGGGGGGATTAGAGAGGTCTCTCTATCCCATATAGCCTCATTTTTCTTCTCAAAGTTGTCTCCGACATTCCGAGAGCTCGCGAGGCCTTTGACTTATTCCAATCGTGAGCCTTAAGAATCACCTCTATTTGCGTTTTTTCGAGCGCTGCGGTCAGTCTCTTCCTGTTGACTTTCTTCAATGAGGACTCACGAATATCTGCCGGCAGATCATCCTTTTCAATACGTCTGCCAGGGCTGAGAATACCGAACTTCTCGATCATGTTTTTCAGTTCCCTGACGTTCCCCGGCCAATCATGAAGGATCATTGCCGAAATTGCATCAGACGAGAAACGAATCGAGGGTTTCGCGAATTGCCTGCTGAAGTGATCGATCAACGGCTGAATGTCTTCTGGTCTCTTTCTCAAAGGTTCAATCTCGAGACAGAATTTATTCATTCTATAATAGAGATCTTCCCTGAATTTGCCCTCTCGAATCTTGGCTCTCAGATCCTGATTTGTCGCAAAAATGAATCTGATATTCACATTGATGGTCCTATTGCTGCCGACCGGCTGAAATTCCTGATATTCGATCACTCGCAGTATCTTAGCCTGGATGTCAGGCGGCATGTCACCAATTTCATCGAGAAAGAGCGTTCCGCCATCGGCCGCCGCGAATTTTCCCGGTCTGGCATCAACGCCCGATGCTACATTCTTGGCTATTCCAAACAGTTCTGTTTCGCTCAGTCCGGTAGCGAATGCGGCACAGTTGACCTTAACCAGCGGCTGGTCGCTCCTTGCACCTAAACTGTGGATCCTCTCACACATGATCTCTTTCCCGGTGCCGCTCTCACCGGTAATCAGTACACTCGCGTCCGACTGTGCAATCACCTGAACATTCTTCAAGAGCTCCAGAGTGGCAGGATTCTTCGTGATAAACCTCTGTTTCCGGCTCTCTGCATGCAGCTCGTCTAGATATTCGGCAGTCAGGACATTTGCATTCTTGAAGTTCTTTGCAGTCGTGATGACATGTGAGAGGAAATTCGCCATCGCCGAAATAAACGAGACATCATCCTCGGAGAACAGAGCAGGAATGGTATGGTGGTCAAGATACAAGACACCGAGCGCTTTGCGACCGTCATAGACAGGTATGCAAATGACAGAGAGGATGTTATTGTCAATGATACTCTTGAAACCCTTCGTTCGTCTATCTACCAGGGCGTTTTCAATCACAAGAGCGCTCTCCGATTCGGCGACATTCTGGACAACATTCTTGCTAAAGTCGACAATATCCCTCAGGCTGTCATCGTCACAATTTACGTACGCGCGTACCCGTATATCCGTAATATCCTGCTGCCTTAGCAGCAGCACGCCGCGCTCAGCACCGGTCAGATCAACGGCAAAACGGACGATCTTCTGAAGAGTCTCATCATAGTCTGCAAGATCCCTGAAGACGTTGGAGATTGAGTGAATCGCATCCAGCAGTTCACGCTTGTCCGTACGCTCTAAGCTCTCAGTCCCAAGCTCATCCTGATAGCGCGTGACGAGTACTTCGTTATTGAGCTTCGCTGCGAGGTTGTGTGCATTCAGTAGGTACTTTCGTGCCAGCTTTTCCTTCTCAGCGAGAGAATAGTACTCTCTGATTCTGCACGAGACCTGCAGAGCCAACATGGTATTTCCGGCACTATGCAGAACCCTGTATGCCGATTTCAGAAGCTGAAGCTCTTGCGTTCTGTCCGATTCCGGAACCTGGCGAAACACTATCAGCGCCTTCACTGCGCGGCACAACGGCGCCTTGGATTTTGAGATGCTTTCCACTAGAGGCGCAAACTGATCAAGATTGACCTGCGCCGTTGTGTCCTCGTTGATGAGCAGATAGAATAGGCCAAGAGCAGCGAAGTAGTAGGAGCCGAGTTCCATATGCAGGCCTACTATGGGCACCAGCTTCTTTGCAGCACTATGATCTGTATACAGGATTTCATAGAGACACCTAATCAGGAGCACATCATTCAATGAGGCACGATCCCCCAGGTCATTGAAAATGTTCTCAGCCTTGTCTGAATACAGCTCATATGCCGAGGAATCCGCGGTGTACAGCGCCAATTCCGCAAGGTTCTGATAAACCTTCCCCAACTCTCTTTCCGACCCGATCTGTTCAAACAGCAGTGCCGATTTGCTCAGCAGCTCCTGAGCTCTGGACGTTTCGCCCTTCTGCAGGCTCAGCCAGCCGTCATCGGCAAGAAACCTCGCCAGAAGCGTTTTCCCATGTTCCTGAGCACTCGCAGATAGATACTTCTGAATCCAGTAGTCCGATTTCTGATACTCAGCCATCCTCGCATGACACAACATCACGGTGCGATAGGTGCCCAACAACTTGGTGAAGTCGACCGGATGGACAGCGGATTTCATACCAAGTTTCGCATACTTGATCGACTTGCGGTACTCCAGAGCCTCCGAACAAAGCAACGAGAGATTCATCAGTGGTGTCACAGCACAATCCATCAATCCGTTCTCGTTGGCAGTGTCGATACTTATCTTGTAGTTGTCAGACGCTTTGGAGTAATCGCCCCGCCTCCAGGAAAGAGTCCCCAGGTCGCTATAGATTCTCAGTTTCAGGAGGTTGTCGTTGGTTTCCTCCGCCTTCTTCATAAGATCATTCAGCTCTGCTTCGGCCTCATCGAGTTTGCCTGTTGCGGCAGATACCCAGGTCAGCAACCTGTGAAATTCGAGCGAAAATGCTGTATTACCAGATTGTCCAGCATCACTTATCCCGTCGTCGATCAAACGAAGCGCACCTTCCATCTCCCTGCGGAAAATCCGCTGGTACGCGGCTCTGTGCAGATACTCGAGACGAGAAGCGGTGGAACCCGTGCAACATGAAACCGCTTCCTCGTAGTAAACCGCCGCATCTTCCGTCTTGCTGAGGACAGCCGATAGATCTCCGAGATTCCCGGCCAGATCTGCCTTCACAGTGTCGTTGGCCTTGACAGAAGAATCATTGAGCATCTGATGAGCGCTCCATAGGCACAGGTAGGATTTCAGGTAGTTCTTATTTTCCCTTAATGACTCGTACGAAGTCATCAGGTCCGACAATTTCTCCGTAGAATTCGGCTTGTCCGGTATCGGAAGGAGAGGCTTCGCACCGTCAGAACCATTCAGGCCGGAATAAGCAGAGATGAGCTGTTGTTGAGTGGTAGAAATGTGCCAGAAGTCGACATATCGGTCGATCTGGGATTCACTCAGAAGACTTCGCAGGAGCCTAAACGCACTCAGATGGTCCTTTCTGAATGCGCAATCGACATCGTTAAGAAACTCCTCATGGAGACCAAGAACCTTGTTTCGTTCAACGAAGAACTTCTGAGCGTTCAACTCCCGTGAATTGTGAACTCTGGCTTGGCGAAAATCTGTCAGAAGCCGCAGGGAGAGAAGAGTCCTATTCAACTCCTGCAACTTAGAGTCGTCAATGAGGCCGCATTCATGAACTGCATCCAGAATGATGTGTGGACGGTTACAAGG
This genomic interval from Candidatus Zixiibacteriota bacterium contains the following:
- a CDS encoding sigma 54-interacting transcriptional regulator; this encodes MNLIPQSQFYEFEELVAENNLTQSWIATKTSTLSKCFVKTLSTNGSLSKSDKMQILNVSFDSQRKLSDRNLLRAVDRHTEDGEVFFEYPYLDRSEWKPLSAECLLRHFDSLFPEVCFVLDYIHLMGFIHGDAKLSNYLVKEDATGIHMYLTDLDFLRPANQPLRGKLLGTMRFIAPEVETNDSISPDSDNFSLGRSIEESLSGGEIRNSKSPVKDRLVDLTAKLTQDDPCNRPHIILDAVHECGLIDDSKLQELNRTLLSLRLLTDFRQARVHNSRELNAQKFFVERNKVLGLHEEFLNDVDCAFRKDHLSAFRLLRSLLSESQIDRYVDFWHISTTQQQLISAYSGLNGSDGAKPLLPIPDKPNSTEKLSDLMTSYESLRENKNYLKSYLCLWSAHQMLNDSSVKANDTVKADLAGNLGDLSAVLSKTEDAAVYYEEAVSCCTGSTASRLEYLHRAAYQRIFRREMEGALRLIDDGISDAGQSGNTAFSLEFHRLLTWVSAATGKLDEAEAELNDLMKKAEETNDNLLKLRIYSDLGTLSWRRGDYSKASDNYKISIDTANENGLMDCAVTPLMNLSLLCSEALEYRKSIKYAKLGMKSAVHPVDFTKLLGTYRTVMLCHARMAEYQKSDYWIQKYLSASAQEHGKTLLARFLADDGWLSLQKGETSRAQELLSKSALLFEQIGSERELGKVYQNLAELALYTADSSAYELYSDKAENIFNDLGDRASLNDVLLIRCLYEILYTDHSAAKKLVPIVGLHMELGSYYFAALGLFYLLINEDTTAQVNLDQFAPLVESISKSKAPLCRAVKALIVFRQVPESDRTQELQLLKSAYRVLHSAGNTMLALQVSCRIREYYSLAEKEKLARKYLLNAHNLAAKLNNEVLVTRYQDELGTESLERTDKRELLDAIHSISNVFRDLADYDETLQKIVRFAVDLTGAERGVLLLRQQDITDIRVRAYVNCDDDSLRDIVDFSKNVVQNVAESESALVIENALVDRRTKGFKSIIDNNILSVICIPVYDGRKALGVLYLDHHTIPALFSEDDVSFISAMANFLSHVITTAKNFKNANVLTAEYLDELHAESRKQRFITKNPATLELLKNVQVIAQSDASVLITGESGTGKEIMCERIHSLGARSDQPLVKVNCAAFATGLSETELFGIAKNVASGVDARPGKFAAADGGTLFLDEIGDMPPDIQAKILRVIEYQEFQPVGSNRTINVNIRFIFATNQDLRAKIREGKFREDLYYRMNKFCLEIEPLRKRPEDIQPLIDHFSRQFAKPSIRFSSDAISAMILHDWPGNVRELKNMIEKFGILSPGRRIEKDDLPADIRESSLKKVNRKRLTAALEKTQIEVILKAHDWNKSKASRALGMSETTLRRKMRLYGIERPL